From the genome of Caldilineales bacterium, one region includes:
- a CDS encoding N-6 DNA methylase gives MLDTDTKRRIDTARDILVGKVPDPKSQVEQITIALIYKFMDDMDLESEELGGTRAFFAGEFARYGWARLMRSGLGGFETLNLYAEAIAKMPENPGIPPLFRDIFKNAYLPYRDPETLRAFLKIIDEFEYDHSERLGDAFEYLLSVLGSQGDAGQFRTPRHIIDFMVEIVDPKKTETVLDPACGTAGFLISSYKHILRANTDQDGHSTLTPDERGRLAANFKGYDISPDMVRLSLVNLYLHGFSDPHIHEYDTLTSQERWNEYADVILANPPFMSPKGGIKPHNRFSVQSKRSEVLFVDYMAEHLTPAGRAGIIVPEGIIFQSQTAYKQLRKLLVEQHLVAVVSLPAGVFNPYSGVKTSILILDKALAKQTGSIAFFKVEHDGFGLGAQRRPIDKDDLPQARAEIAEYLRRLRARESLEDFQPALGLVVPKEKIAANGDYNLSGERYRENGVALTKFPFRAINDVALDLRAGFASGQSSVDTVGVPHVRPMNINEDGQFVSEGMKFISEKDYEGREDYSLEVGDVLFNNTNSAELVGKTCLIEAPLRGGFSNHMTRIRANPDLCVPRFLALILHSAWRKGLFGERATRWVGQAGINAKSLGEFQIPLPPLEVQQ, from the coding sequence GAGCGAAGAACTGGGCGGCACACGGGCCTTCTTCGCCGGGGAGTTCGCTCGCTACGGCTGGGCCAGGCTCATGCGCTCCGGCCTGGGCGGCTTCGAGACGCTGAACCTCTACGCCGAGGCCATCGCCAAGATGCCTGAGAACCCTGGCATCCCGCCCCTGTTCCGCGACATCTTCAAGAACGCCTACCTACCCTATCGCGACCCGGAGACCCTGCGCGCCTTTCTCAAGATCATCGACGAGTTCGAGTACGACCACTCGGAGCGGCTGGGCGACGCCTTCGAGTACCTGCTCTCGGTGCTGGGCAGCCAGGGCGACGCCGGGCAGTTCCGCACCCCGCGCCACATCATTGACTTCATGGTTGAGATCGTGGACCCCAAGAAGACCGAGACCGTGCTCGACCCGGCCTGTGGCACGGCCGGCTTCCTGATCTCCTCCTACAAGCACATCCTGCGGGCCAACACCGACCAGGACGGCCACAGCACGTTGACGCCCGACGAGCGCGGCCGGCTGGCCGCCAACTTCAAGGGCTACGACATCTCGCCCGACATGGTGCGCCTGTCGCTGGTCAACCTGTACCTGCACGGCTTCAGCGACCCGCACATCCACGAGTACGACACGCTGACCAGCCAGGAGCGCTGGAACGAGTACGCCGACGTGATCCTGGCCAACCCGCCCTTCATGTCGCCCAAGGGCGGCATCAAGCCGCACAACCGCTTCTCGGTGCAGAGCAAGCGCAGCGAGGTGCTCTTCGTGGACTACATGGCCGAGCACCTGACGCCGGCCGGCCGCGCCGGCATCATCGTGCCCGAGGGGATCATCTTCCAGAGCCAGACGGCGTATAAGCAGCTTCGCAAGTTGCTGGTGGAGCAGCACCTGGTCGCCGTCGTCTCCCTGCCGGCGGGCGTGTTCAACCCCTACTCGGGCGTCAAGACCTCGATTCTCATCTTGGACAAGGCGCTGGCAAAGCAGACCGGCAGCATCGCCTTCTTCAAGGTCGAGCACGACGGCTTCGGCCTGGGCGCGCAGCGGCGGCCCATCGACAAGGACGACCTGCCGCAGGCCCGGGCCGAGATCGCCGAGTACCTGCGCCGCCTGCGGGCGCGGGAGTCGCTGGAGGACTTCCAGCCGGCGCTCGGGCTGGTTGTGCCAAAGGAGAAGATCGCGGCGAATGGTGACTACAATTTGAGTGGCGAGAGGTATCGGGAGAACGGTGTGGCGCTGACCAAGTTCCCTTTCCGAGCGATCAATGATGTCGCACTCGACCTGCGTGCAGGCTTTGCCAGTGGTCAGTCGTCTGTGGACACGGTTGGCGTGCCTCACGTCCGCCCAATGAACATCAATGAAGACGGCCAGTTCGTTTCTGAAGGCATGAAGTTCATTTCGGAAAAGGACTATGAAGGGCGCGAGGACTATAGCCTTGAGGTTGGGGACGTTCTTTTCAACAACACGAACAGCGCGGAACTGGTTGGGAAGACGTGTCTGATCGAAGCGCCACTGCGTGGCGGATTTTCGAATCACATGACCCGCATTCGCGCAAATCCAGACTTGTGTGTTCCTCGTTTCCTTGCGCTCATCCTTCACAGTGCTTGGCGCAAAGGGTTGTTCGGGGAGCGCGCAACGCGCTGGGTGGGTCAAGCCGGTATCAACGCGAAATCTCTGGGTGAGTTCCAAATCCCTCTTCCGCCGCTGGAGGTGCAGCAGGA